From the Myxococcales bacterium genome, one window contains:
- a CDS encoding sigma-54-dependent Fis family transcriptional regulator, with protein MTQPLDPKQYPILVVDDEQDNLDAFRFNFRKVFDIVSAGSGPEALEVLKQKDVAVIITDQRMPKMTGLELLKEAKELRPDAVGIILTAFTDVDVLIEAITLGQVYRYITKPWDAKEVRGILQYALDRFHLQRENRRMTAQLAEYTGYLNQQLHGEFDFGNIIGDSPALREVLTKVEQVAPTASTVLLRGETGTGKELVAHAIHINSPREHKPFVRVNCAALAPGILESELFGHEKGSFTGAVERRRGRFELADGGTLFLDEVGDLPMEVQIKLLRTLQEREFERVGGAETIKVDVRMVSATNRNLEQMIEEGEFREDLYYRLNVFPIHLPPLRERHGDVPLLAQHFVAKFARSMGLRASSLTPDAVSKLREYPWPGNVRELENIVERAMILARGGEVGAQHLDFGRRATPSSGAFPITTHEAPSAPITVAPAGDDGRSLAERLLDSEKREIVAAVEKSKGNIASASRMLGINRSTLYYRLRKHGLEHLLPTKLAVGDEGPGEPTPA; from the coding sequence GTGACGCAGCCCCTCGACCCCAAGCAATACCCGATCTTGGTCGTCGACGACGAGCAGGACAACCTCGACGCGTTCCGGTTCAACTTCCGGAAGGTCTTCGACATCGTCAGCGCCGGCAGCGGGCCCGAGGCGCTCGAGGTCCTCAAGCAGAAGGACGTCGCGGTCATCATCACCGATCAGCGGATGCCGAAGATGACCGGCCTCGAGCTGCTCAAGGAGGCCAAGGAGCTGCGGCCCGACGCGGTCGGCATCATCCTGACGGCGTTCACCGACGTCGACGTGCTGATCGAGGCGATCACGCTCGGGCAGGTCTACCGCTACATCACCAAGCCGTGGGACGCGAAGGAGGTGCGCGGCATCCTCCAGTACGCGCTCGACCGCTTCCACCTGCAGCGCGAGAACCGCCGGATGACCGCGCAGCTGGCCGAGTACACCGGCTACCTGAACCAGCAGCTCCACGGCGAGTTCGACTTCGGCAACATCATCGGCGACTCGCCGGCGCTGCGCGAGGTGCTCACCAAGGTCGAGCAGGTCGCGCCGACCGCCTCGACGGTGCTCCTGCGCGGCGAGACCGGCACCGGCAAGGAGCTGGTGGCGCACGCGATCCACATCAACTCGCCGCGCGAGCACAAGCCGTTCGTCCGGGTCAACTGCGCGGCGCTGGCGCCCGGCATCCTCGAGAGCGAGCTGTTCGGCCACGAGAAGGGCAGCTTCACCGGCGCGGTCGAGCGCCGGCGCGGCCGGTTCGAGCTGGCCGACGGCGGCACGCTGTTCCTCGACGAGGTCGGCGACCTGCCGATGGAGGTGCAGATCAAGCTCCTGCGCACGCTCCAGGAGCGCGAGTTCGAGCGGGTCGGCGGCGCCGAGACCATCAAGGTCGACGTGCGCATGGTCTCGGCGACCAACCGCAACCTCGAGCAGATGATCGAGGAGGGCGAGTTCCGCGAGGACCTGTACTACCGGCTCAACGTGTTCCCGATCCACCTGCCGCCGCTGCGCGAGCGCCACGGCGACGTGCCGCTCCTGGCCCAGCACTTCGTCGCCAAGTTCGCGCGGTCGATGGGCCTGCGCGCCAGCTCGCTGACGCCGGACGCGGTGTCCAAGCTGCGCGAGTACCCGTGGCCCGGCAACGTCCGCGAGCTCGAGAACATCGTCGAGCGCGCCATGATCCTGGCCCGCGGCGGCGAGGTCGGCGCCCAGCACCTCGACTTCGGTCGGCGCGCGACGCCGTCGTCGGGCGCGTTCCCGATCACGACCCACGAGGCGCCGTCGGCGCCGATCACGGTCGCCCCGGCCGGCGACGACGGCCGGTCGCTGGCCGAGCGCCTGCTCGACAGCGAGAAGCGCGAGATCGTGGCCGCGGTCGAGAAGAGCAAGGGCAACATCGCCTCGGCCTCGCGCATGCTCGGCATCAACCGGTCGACCTTGTACTACCGCCTGCGCAAGCACGGCCTCGAGCACCTCCTGCCGACCAAGCTCGCGGTCGGCGACGAGGGCCCGGGCGAGCCGACGCCGGCCTGA
- the glmU gene encoding bifunctional UDP-N-acetylglucosamine diphosphorylase/glucosamine-1-phosphate N-acetyltransferase GlmU, which translates to MSRPSPIVLIMAAGLGTRMKSDRAKVLHEVAGRPMVAWAVETGRAAGAQRVVAILGHQFDAVKAMLDGRYGTGAIDVALQAEPKGTGHAVLCALPTLEREPDDRIVVILSGDAPLLRAERVEQLVTACAASPAGLALLSTVPDRPMPYGRLVRDAAGVLQKIVEHADATEAERAIPDTNAGFYAVRLGHLRKDLATLRADNAKGELYLTDLVARAAARGGAVAIDAPFEEVSGVNDRVDLAAVDLTARRRINEALMRAGVTMAAPAATFIDADVGAIGRDVWLGPGVCLRGAGTRVGDGAHIDTGCVLTDVVVAAGAHCKPYTVATEATIGARAQVGPFAHLRPKTVLDDDVKVGNFVETKKAHLMAGAKANHLSYLGDATVGAKANIGAGTITCNYDGFNKHHTTIEAGAFIGSDSQLVAPVTIGRDAYVGSGSTVTKDVPRGALALSRAKQVNIDDWADRFREAQARRKKDKGDGH; encoded by the coding sequence ATGAGTCGTCCGTCTCCGATCGTGTTGATCATGGCCGCGGGTCTCGGCACCCGCATGAAGAGCGACCGCGCGAAGGTGCTGCACGAGGTCGCCGGGCGCCCGATGGTGGCCTGGGCCGTCGAGACCGGCCGCGCCGCCGGCGCGCAGCGCGTCGTGGCCATCCTCGGCCACCAGTTCGACGCCGTGAAGGCGATGCTCGACGGCCGCTACGGCACGGGCGCGATCGACGTCGCGCTCCAGGCCGAGCCCAAGGGCACCGGCCACGCGGTGCTGTGCGCGCTGCCGACGCTCGAGCGCGAGCCCGACGATCGCATCGTCGTGATCCTGTCGGGCGACGCGCCGCTCTTGCGGGCCGAGCGGGTCGAGCAGCTCGTGACCGCGTGCGCCGCGAGCCCGGCCGGTCTGGCGCTGCTGTCGACGGTGCCCGATCGGCCGATGCCGTACGGGCGCCTGGTCCGCGACGCCGCCGGCGTGCTGCAGAAGATCGTCGAGCACGCCGACGCCACCGAGGCCGAGCGGGCGATCCCCGACACCAACGCCGGCTTCTACGCGGTGCGCCTGGGCCACCTGCGCAAGGATCTGGCCACGCTCCGGGCCGACAACGCCAAGGGCGAGCTGTACCTGACCGATCTGGTCGCGCGCGCCGCCGCCCGCGGCGGCGCGGTCGCGATCGACGCGCCGTTCGAGGAGGTCTCGGGCGTCAACGATCGCGTCGATCTGGCCGCGGTCGATCTGACGGCGCGGCGGCGCATCAACGAGGCGCTGATGCGCGCGGGCGTCACGATGGCGGCGCCGGCGGCGACCTTCATCGACGCCGACGTCGGCGCGATCGGCCGGGACGTGTGGCTGGGCCCGGGCGTGTGCCTGCGCGGCGCCGGCACCCGCGTCGGCGACGGCGCCCACATCGACACCGGCTGCGTGCTGACCGACGTGGTCGTCGCCGCCGGCGCGCACTGCAAGCCGTACACGGTCGCGACCGAGGCGACGATCGGCGCTCGGGCTCAGGTCGGCCCGTTCGCGCACCTGCGCCCCAAGACCGTGCTCGACGACGACGTCAAGGTCGGCAACTTCGTCGAGACCAAGAAGGCCCACCTGATGGCCGGCGCCAAGGCCAACCACCTGTCGTACCTCGGCGACGCCACCGTCGGCGCCAAGGCCAACATCGGCGCCGGCACGATCACCTGCAACTACGACGGCTTCAACAAGCACCACACCACGATCGAGGCCGGCGCGTTCATCGGCTCCGACTCGCAGCTGGTGGCGCCGGTGACGATCGGCCGCGACGCCTACGTCGGCTCGGGCTCGACGGTGACCAAGGACGTGCCGCGCGGCGCGCTGGCGTTGTCGCGGGCCAAGCAGGTCAACATCGACGACTGGGCTGATCGCTTCCGCGAGGCCCAGGCCCGCCGCAAGAAGGACAAGGGCGACGGCCACTGA
- the msrB gene encoding peptide-methionine (R)-S-oxide reductase MsrB, protein MAQSPSGYDVTRLVDDQVERLAEALTPAERHVLLHHGTERPGCGVFLDNKRAGTYCCRLCGLPLFRSATKFESGTGWPSFFAPFDRAHVSYIHDDSHGMRRTEIRCVRCDGHLGHVFPDGPPPTGERYCLNSAALGFVDEGAPLTPREA, encoded by the coding sequence ATGGCCCAATCACCGTCCGGCTACGACGTCACCCGCCTCGTCGACGATCAGGTCGAGCGCCTGGCCGAGGCGCTGACCCCAGCGGAGCGCCACGTCCTCCTGCACCACGGCACCGAGCGCCCGGGCTGCGGCGTGTTCCTCGACAACAAGCGCGCCGGCACCTACTGCTGCCGGCTGTGCGGGCTGCCGCTGTTCCGCTCGGCCACCAAGTTCGAGTCGGGCACCGGCTGGCCGAGCTTCTTCGCGCCGTTCGATCGCGCCCACGTCAGCTACATCCACGACGACAGCCACGGCATGCGCCGCACCGAGATCCGGTGCGTGCGCTGCGACGGCCACCTCGGCCACGTGTTCCCCGACGGGCCGCCGCCGACCGGCGAGCGCTACTGCCTCAACTCGGCGGCGCTGGGGTTCGTCGACGAGGGCGCGCCCCTGACGCCGCGCGAGGCGTGA
- a CDS encoding alpha/beta hydrolase, which produces MTSLPTYDDHPLWRRYQPFFPEGMRCTPTSTPTESYWRWRGLDVHLDRLVVPDAPLKVIVLHGAGAYGRVMAPAAVLAQRYGYETVAPDLPGYGLTRVPWKQMTYPLWIDCVCDLIDAERARDGKPIVLFGVSLGGLLAYQVAARSPAVVGLVATTLADPREAAVRRGFARTALLGSGGLWLLDKLAPLTDGLPLPMALMSRMHKISNKPDLAALVRQDRLGGGSWVPARFLRTLMSTAPAVEPEQFAACPVLLAHPGVDRMTDIALSRRFFERLAAPKRMVVLDGASHMPTEHPGVDQLERAVLEFVSALAPPRAAVA; this is translated from the coding sequence CCTACGACGACCACCCGCTGTGGCGCCGCTACCAGCCGTTCTTCCCCGAGGGCATGCGCTGCACGCCGACCTCGACGCCGACCGAGAGCTACTGGCGCTGGCGCGGCCTCGACGTCCACCTCGATCGCCTGGTCGTGCCCGACGCGCCGCTCAAGGTGATCGTGCTGCACGGCGCCGGCGCCTACGGCCGGGTCATGGCCCCGGCGGCGGTGCTGGCCCAGCGCTACGGCTACGAGACCGTGGCGCCGGACCTGCCCGGCTACGGCCTGACCCGGGTGCCGTGGAAGCAGATGACCTACCCGCTGTGGATCGACTGCGTGTGCGATCTGATCGACGCCGAGCGGGCCCGCGACGGCAAGCCGATCGTCCTGTTCGGCGTCAGCCTCGGCGGCCTGCTCGCGTACCAGGTGGCGGCGCGCTCGCCGGCGGTGGTCGGCCTGGTCGCGACCACGCTCGCCGATCCGCGCGAGGCGGCGGTCCGGCGCGGGTTCGCGCGCACCGCGCTGCTCGGCAGCGGCGGGCTGTGGCTGCTCGACAAGCTCGCGCCGCTGACCGACGGCCTGCCGCTGCCGATGGCGCTGATGTCGCGGATGCACAAGATCTCGAACAAGCCGGACCTGGCGGCGCTGGTGCGCCAGGACCGGCTCGGCGGCGGCAGCTGGGTCCCGGCCCGGTTCCTGCGCACGCTGATGTCGACGGCGCCGGCGGTCGAGCCCGAGCAGTTCGCCGCGTGCCCGGTGCTGCTGGCTCACCCCGGCGTCGATCGGATGACCGACATCGCGCTGTCGCGGCGCTTCTTCGAGCGCCTGGCCGCGCCCAAGCGGATGGTCGTCCTCGACGGCGCCAGCCACATGCCGACCGAGCACCCGGGCGTCGATCAGCTCGAGCGCGCGGTGCTCGAGTTCGTCAGCGCGCTCGCGCCGCCCCGCGCCGCGGTGGCGTGA
- a CDS encoding zinc-dependent metalloprotease, whose amino-acid sequence MKRLLLTASLLAPLTSVVACTGGDDVAVVDPDAPDLLAGADFVAIPRAVDRAEAAARQAKLTAAGMPRDRHRAAPGPTFYLAIKKSVLAERWFLSAFLEQYFPGQVSFGAGVSLGTRVVSFKVQNGTLFVFDADDRHASSSVFDPDVLVEAYPLVDDPGVTNLPGAHQYVFIDPAAGLNRFDVLGDYFGTNPFPVRFEVELSFLQNFRSISDGVTYQQVFTGYSDVPLGDGQIEPDAFRGSGTLGLALRRYHEGSNYVPVELPWQEHFFRSDARLVPGTGGVAQTAAHWDIYPGMQPIEWVISPALAQLDATPAYADADLVGAVERGIEGWNAAFGFEVFHARVATATESFGQDDRNYVIFDPDPSLGYAFANWRTNPNTGEIRGASVYFGGAWVDRFGFDDDPAEAGSGGAPVRPSVPPPPRMVGLRWAGVTSAPLCVLTAGADHDHLRPPTAGAQLTAGQKLEAYVANMITHEIGHDLGLRHNFKGSLVAPYSSSVMDYTDFETRIAQAEQPGSYDVGAVRYLYGLDADLPTEPFCTDEDLGLDPDCQQFDTGADPLASTWQPRWELLREFFTRFGVDGSWLFYLRAYAGGTYDHAQHGDADAANRALDVILADVGVPLDPALLADPGFIAGGADLMLGAVLAELGPAPSWAIAARIDDQLVGVLIDGDGVRSYASRRAVVDVLHGRQTADALELLLAARATIAAELPGLAGTDATLTRDLLARIDRATSPYFE is encoded by the coding sequence ATGAAACGACTTCTCCTCACCGCCTCCCTCCTCGCCCCCCTCACCTCCGTCGTCGCCTGCACCGGCGGCGACGACGTCGCGGTCGTCGATCCCGACGCCCCCGATCTGCTGGCCGGCGCCGACTTCGTCGCGATCCCGCGCGCCGTCGACCGCGCCGAGGCCGCCGCGCGCCAGGCCAAGCTGACCGCCGCCGGCATGCCGCGCGATCGCCACCGGGCCGCGCCCGGCCCCACCTTCTACCTGGCGATCAAGAAGTCGGTGCTGGCCGAGCGCTGGTTCCTGTCGGCGTTCCTCGAGCAGTACTTCCCGGGGCAGGTGTCGTTCGGCGCCGGCGTGTCGCTCGGCACCCGGGTCGTGTCGTTCAAGGTCCAGAACGGCACGCTGTTCGTGTTCGACGCCGACGATCGCCACGCGTCGTCGTCGGTCTTCGACCCCGACGTGCTGGTCGAGGCCTACCCGCTGGTCGACGACCCCGGCGTCACCAACCTGCCCGGCGCGCACCAGTACGTGTTCATCGACCCGGCCGCCGGCCTGAACCGCTTCGACGTGCTCGGCGACTACTTCGGCACCAACCCGTTCCCGGTCCGGTTCGAGGTCGAGCTGTCGTTCCTGCAGAACTTCCGGAGCATCAGCGACGGCGTCACCTACCAGCAGGTGTTCACCGGCTACTCCGACGTGCCGCTCGGCGACGGGCAGATCGAGCCCGACGCGTTCCGCGGCTCGGGCACGCTCGGCCTGGCGTTGCGCCGCTACCACGAGGGCAGCAACTACGTGCCGGTCGAGCTGCCGTGGCAGGAGCACTTCTTCCGCAGCGACGCCAGGCTGGTGCCGGGCACCGGCGGCGTCGCCCAGACCGCCGCGCACTGGGACATCTACCCGGGCATGCAGCCGATCGAGTGGGTGATCTCGCCGGCGCTGGCCCAGCTCGACGCGACCCCGGCCTACGCCGACGCCGACCTGGTCGGCGCGGTCGAGCGCGGCATCGAGGGCTGGAACGCGGCGTTCGGGTTCGAGGTGTTCCACGCCCGGGTCGCGACCGCGACCGAGTCGTTCGGCCAGGACGACAGGAACTACGTGATCTTCGATCCTGATCCGTCCCTGGGCTACGCGTTCGCCAACTGGCGCACCAACCCCAACACCGGCGAGATCCGCGGCGCCAGCGTGTACTTCGGCGGCGCCTGGGTCGACCGGTTCGGGTTCGACGACGATCCCGCCGAGGCCGGCAGCGGCGGCGCGCCGGTGCGTCCGAGCGTGCCGCCCCCGCCCCGGATGGTCGGGCTGCGCTGGGCCGGCGTGACGTCGGCGCCGCTGTGCGTGCTGACCGCCGGCGCCGATCACGATCACCTGCGGCCGCCGACCGCCGGCGCCCAGCTGACGGCCGGGCAGAAGCTCGAGGCCTACGTCGCCAACATGATCACGCACGAGATCGGCCACGACCTCGGCCTGCGCCACAACTTCAAGGGCTCGCTGGTCGCGCCGTACTCGTCGTCGGTGATGGACTACACCGACTTCGAGACCCGGATCGCCCAGGCCGAGCAGCCCGGCAGCTACGACGTCGGCGCGGTCCGGTACCTGTACGGGCTCGACGCCGACCTGCCGACCGAGCCGTTCTGCACCGACGAGGACCTCGGGCTCGATCCCGACTGCCAGCAGTTCGACACCGGCGCCGACCCGCTCGCGTCGACCTGGCAACCGCGCTGGGAGCTCCTGCGCGAGTTCTTCACCCGGTTCGGCGTCGACGGCTCGTGGCTGTTCTACCTGCGCGCGTACGCCGGCGGCACCTACGACCACGCCCAGCACGGTGACGCCGACGCGGCGAACCGCGCGCTCGACGTCATCCTCGCCGACGTCGGCGTCCCGCTCGACCCTGCGCTCCTGGCCGACCCGGGCTTCATCGCCGGCGGCGCCGACCTGATGCTGGGCGCGGTCCTGGCCGAGCTGGGCCCGGCGCCGAGCTGGGCGATCGCCGCGCGCATCGACGATCAGCTGGTCGGCGTGCTGATCGACGGCGACGGCGTGCGCAGCTACGCCAGCCGGCGCGCGGTGGTCGACGTGCTCCACGGCCGCCAGACCGCCGACGCGCTCGAGCTGCTGCTGGCGGCGCGCGCGACGATCGCCGCCGAGCTGCCCGGCCTGGCCGGCACCGACGCGACGCTCACGCGCGACCTGCTGGCGCGCATCGACCGCGCCACCAGCCCGTACTTCGAGTGA
- a CDS encoding NAD-dependent epimerase/dehydratase family protein: protein MKVLVAGGNGFIGRALCARLRELGHEAVASGRGDTEERAAEGADALVWAAGGRPISAEQCVADHSHAAVRTIKAMPGLQRIIYMSSAESYGLQDVPFREDATLLGASPLGQAKAAGEHNVAATAGATPLVILRPCWVYGAGLAPSTFLPTLVNHLANRRRYAMTPGQQTRDLIYIDDMVRALVRALEPDAPAGTYNIGTGVETPVLEMALTIARHVRPSAIALLDVGARPYREGEAFRVALDVSRAKDVLGFTATVDLEDGLGQMVDALAPDR, encoded by the coding sequence GTGAAAGTGCTGGTCGCGGGTGGCAACGGCTTCATCGGCCGGGCCCTGTGCGCGCGCCTGCGCGAGCTGGGGCACGAGGCGGTGGCCAGCGGCCGCGGCGACACCGAGGAGCGGGCCGCCGAGGGCGCCGACGCGCTGGTCTGGGCCGCCGGCGGCCGGCCGATCTCGGCCGAGCAGTGCGTCGCCGATCACAGCCACGCGGCGGTGCGCACGATCAAGGCCATGCCCGGCCTCCAGCGGATCATCTACATGTCCTCGGCCGAGTCGTACGGCCTGCAGGACGTGCCGTTCCGCGAGGACGCGACGCTCCTGGGCGCGTCGCCGCTGGGTCAGGCCAAGGCGGCCGGCGAGCACAACGTCGCGGCCACCGCCGGCGCCACGCCGCTGGTGATCCTGCGCCCGTGCTGGGTCTACGGGGCCGGGCTGGCGCCGTCGACGTTCCTGCCGACCCTGGTCAACCACCTGGCCAACCGCCGGCGCTACGCGATGACCCCAGGCCAGCAGACCCGCGACCTGATCTACATCGACGACATGGTCCGCGCCCTCGTGCGCGCGCTCGAGCCCGACGCGCCGGCCGGCACCTACAACATCGGCACCGGCGTCGAGACCCCGGTGCTCGAGATGGCGCTGACGATCGCCCGGCACGTGCGGCCCAGCGCGATCGCGCTGCTCGACGTCGGCGCCCGCCCCTACCGCGAGGGCGAGGCCTTCCGGGTCGCGCTCGACGTCAGCCGCGCCAAGGACGTGCTCGGCTTCACGGCCACGGTCGACCTCGAGGACGGCCTCGGCCAGATGGTCGACGCGCTCGCGCCCGATCGCTGA
- a CDS encoding HEAT repeat domain-containing protein: MSDRNHKSWARLRALVSNVTLASLATASTAAAATSSATTTTEPADDHPAEPARALALRLAELPSIESMGVAAELALSPDLHERRGLADALGWAFPLPGEQAVIEHLASDPTPEVRAAAARAAWVRRSSQLDVRVLHRLLGDDDPEVRAAAWLAVSR; this comes from the coding sequence ATGTCCGATCGCAACCACAAGTCGTGGGCGCGCCTGCGCGCGCTCGTCTCCAACGTCACCCTCGCCAGCCTCGCGACCGCGTCGACCGCGGCCGCGGCCACCAGCTCCGCCACCACCACCACCGAGCCGGCCGACGACCACCCCGCCGAGCCGGCCCGCGCCCTGGCGCTGCGCCTGGCCGAGCTGCCGTCGATCGAGTCGATGGGCGTCGCCGCCGAGCTGGCGCTGTCGCCCGATCTCCACGAGCGCCGCGGCCTGGCCGACGCGCTGGGCTGGGCGTTCCCGCTGCCGGGCGAGCAGGCGGTGATCGAGCATCTCGCCAGCGATCCGACGCCCGAGGTCCGCGCGGCGGCGGCGCGGGCGGCCTGGGTGCGCCGGTCGTCGCAGCTCGACGTGCGGGTGCTGCACCGGCTGCTCGGCGACGACGATCCCGAGGTCCGGGCGGCGGCCTGGCTGGCCGTGAGCCGCTGA
- a CDS encoding carboxypeptidase regulatory-like domain-containing protein, with translation MRKIAAGVAVVVMLVGVALWWRQHQRSPSSSGAAAGSAASTAGGAAATGVAGGGAAPAPALGRLEGRVHDAAGAPVADAVIHVDADGQEARTVSARADGTFELADVAPGDYDVAAAGPGFVPGRDDGVAVRAGETTRVDLTLTAGGATVSGTVTDAIGGPIEGAVVTAALRRGALDRGQIGAAALTDRDGRYRLSLAPGSYGIVADHDDYLSAATTLELATAPVTLDLRLVPGGVVEGVVKDVATGAPVAGAVVRAMGDRLGVLESGGAHASMPTDASGRFRVAGLPPGSLGLRARVEADGRQGREAVQVSLGIGEAVTGVELWVEAVPYLAGRVVDEQGQGIAGATVFAMSAHRGEAEETDADGRFRVLGVEPGTYQLRAIHHRFQPGAPQPVTVGAAPVTAVVITLTASPRVVGRVEPATEASLTLDPDSGPAGFDTMMFSGAATNLSGADGRFELSPVTAGRHVVAARASDGRRGTATVEVPATGSVETVIQLEERGSIAGTVRDQRGAPVAGMSVSLRGGAAAQRRMIVNGVEVSADRVTTAADGSFVARGLDAGSYALTVLDERGGPVRGVGHKTGPLATVKLAANEQKRGVALVVELDDAVIRGVVNDASGRPKPDAWVRAVLRPEAFRGGHDADDDAAGPGSTMAVVTISDDGAGGAAAPVLTDEQGRFELAHLRRGTYDLVAEADRGALHGRTARVATGTSATITLTGLGAVAGVVTVGGAPAADYWIEVAAQGEPGRRQRVRAADGRFRIDRLAPGAYTVAARTEAGRGTAEATVTTGATVEVAIELAGDATLRGRVLDGAGQPRASLAILNVPAGLGGGSFSFEGPPAMTGADGRFELTAPAGTWKLLALDGGTPLVLGADVTVTAGQALDLGDLTPTPLRPPGADAGP, from the coding sequence GTGAGGAAGATCGCAGCCGGGGTCGCTGTCGTCGTCATGCTCGTGGGCGTCGCGCTGTGGTGGCGCCAGCACCAGCGGTCGCCGTCCTCCTCCGGCGCCGCGGCGGGGTCGGCGGCATCGACCGCCGGCGGGGCCGCGGCCACCGGCGTGGCTGGTGGTGGCGCGGCGCCCGCGCCCGCGCTCGGTCGTCTCGAGGGCCGGGTCCACGACGCCGCCGGCGCGCCGGTCGCCGACGCGGTGATCCACGTCGACGCCGACGGGCAGGAGGCCCGGACCGTGAGCGCGCGCGCCGACGGCACGTTCGAGCTCGCCGACGTGGCCCCCGGCGACTACGACGTCGCCGCCGCTGGGCCGGGGTTCGTGCCGGGGCGCGACGACGGCGTCGCGGTCCGCGCCGGCGAGACCACGCGCGTCGACCTGACGCTGACCGCCGGCGGCGCCACGGTCTCGGGCACCGTCACCGACGCGATCGGCGGGCCGATCGAGGGCGCGGTGGTCACCGCGGCGCTGCGGCGCGGCGCGCTCGATCGCGGCCAGATCGGCGCGGCGGCGCTCACCGATCGCGACGGGCGCTACCGGCTGTCGCTGGCGCCGGGCAGCTACGGCATCGTCGCCGACCACGACGACTACCTGAGCGCGGCCACGACCCTCGAGCTGGCGACGGCGCCGGTGACGCTCGATCTGCGCCTGGTCCCGGGCGGCGTCGTCGAGGGCGTCGTCAAGGACGTCGCGACCGGGGCGCCGGTCGCCGGCGCGGTCGTGCGCGCGATGGGCGATCGCCTCGGCGTGCTCGAGAGCGGCGGCGCGCACGCGTCGATGCCCACCGACGCCAGCGGTCGGTTCCGGGTCGCCGGCCTGCCGCCGGGCTCGCTCGGGCTGCGCGCGCGGGTCGAGGCCGACGGTCGCCAGGGGCGCGAGGCGGTGCAGGTGTCGCTCGGCATCGGCGAGGCCGTCACCGGCGTCGAGCTGTGGGTCGAGGCCGTGCCGTACCTGGCGGGCCGGGTCGTCGACGAGCAGGGCCAGGGCATCGCCGGCGCGACGGTGTTCGCGATGTCGGCCCACCGCGGCGAGGCCGAGGAGACCGACGCCGACGGCCGGTTCCGGGTGCTCGGCGTCGAGCCGGGGACCTACCAGCTCCGCGCGATCCACCACCGGTTCCAGCCGGGCGCGCCGCAGCCGGTCACCGTCGGCGCGGCGCCCGTCACCGCCGTGGTCATCACGCTGACGGCGTCGCCGCGCGTGGTCGGTCGCGTCGAGCCGGCGACCGAGGCGAGCCTGACCCTCGATCCCGACAGCGGCCCGGCCGGCTTCGACACGATGATGTTCAGCGGCGCCGCGACCAACCTCAGCGGCGCCGACGGCCGGTTCGAGCTGTCGCCGGTCACCGCGGGCCGCCACGTGGTCGCGGCCCGGGCCAGCGACGGTCGCCGGGGCACCGCGACGGTCGAGGTCCCGGCCACCGGCTCGGTCGAGACGGTGATCCAGCTCGAGGAGCGCGGCTCGATCGCCGGCACGGTGCGCGATCAGCGCGGGGCGCCGGTCGCGGGCATGTCGGTGTCGCTGCGCGGCGGGGCCGCGGCCCAGCGGCGGATGATCGTCAACGGCGTCGAGGTGTCCGCCGATCGCGTGACGACCGCGGCCGACGGCAGCTTCGTCGCGCGCGGCCTCGACGCCGGCAGCTACGCGCTGACCGTGCTCGACGAGCGCGGCGGCCCGGTGCGCGGCGTCGGTCACAAGACCGGGCCCCTGGCCACGGTCAAGCTGGCGGCCAACGAGCAGAAGCGCGGCGTGGCGCTGGTGGTCGAGCTCGACGACGCGGTCATCCGCGGCGTGGTCAACGACGCCAGCGGCCGGCCCAAGCCCGACGCCTGGGTCCGGGCGGTGCTGCGGCCCGAGGCGTTCCGGGGCGGGCACGACGCCGACGATGACGCCGCCGGCCCCGGATCGACGATGGCGGTGGTGACGATCAGCGACGACGGCGCCGGCGGCGCCGCCGCGCCGGTCCTGACCGACGAGCAGGGCCGCTTCGAGCTCGCCCACCTGCGGCGCGGCACCTACGACCTCGTGGCCGAGGCCGATCGCGGCGCGCTGCACGGGCGCACCGCGCGGGTCGCCACCGGCACCAGCGCCACGATCACGCTCACCGGGCTGGGCGCGGTCGCCGGCGTGGTCACCGTCGGCGGCGCGCCGGCCGCCGACTACTGGATCGAGGTCGCGGCGCAGGGCGAGCCGGGCCGGCGGCAGCGCGTGCGCGCCGCCGACGGCCGCTTCCGCATCGATCGGCTCGCGCCGGGGGCGTACACGGTCGCGGCGCGCACCGAGGCCGGCCGCGGCACGGCCGAGGCCACCGTGACCACCGGCGCCACCGTCGAGGTCGCGATCGAGCTCGCCGGCGACGCGACCCTCCGTGGGCGCGTGCTCGACGGCGCCGGGCAGCCGCGCGCCAGCCTCGCGATCCTCAACGTCCCGGCTGGCCTGGGCGGCGGCTCGTTCAGCTTCGAGGGACCGCCGGCGATGACCGGCGCCGACGGGCGCTTCGAGCTGACCGCGCCGGCGGGCACGTGGAAGCTGCTGGCGCTCGACGGCGGCACCCCGCTCGTGCTCGGCGCCGACGTCACCGTCACCGCCGGTCAGGCGCTCGACCTCGGCGATCTGACGCCGACCCCGCTCCGACCGCCCGGCGCCGACGCCGGGCCGTGA